A section of the Leptotrichia sp. HSP-342 genome encodes:
- the rimM gene encoding ribosome maturation factor RimM (Essential for efficient processing of 16S rRNA): MENLVNIGTIVGTHHLRGSVKITSIFENIELIENERVLLEKNDKKKLLVVKNVKRLNDKKAILDFEGIENIDAAKELNGYKVKIRRDLLPERNEDDFYVKDLFGIEVFSENEKIGEIIDVMETAAHNILIIEDINTKKEIMVPLIDEFVTKIDFPNNRIEVSLIDGMRE; the protein is encoded by the coding sequence ATGGAAAACTTAGTAAATATAGGAACAATTGTCGGAACACATCATTTGCGTGGCAGCGTTAAAATTACCTCAATTTTTGAAAATATTGAACTTATCGAAAATGAGCGTGTTCTTCTTGAAAAAAACGACAAAAAGAAATTACTTGTCGTAAAAAACGTAAAAAGGCTAAATGACAAAAAAGCAATTTTAGACTTTGAAGGAATTGAAAACATTGATGCCGCAAAAGAGCTGAATGGCTATAAGGTCAAAATACGCCGTGATTTGCTCCCTGAAAGAAATGAAGATGATTTTTATGTAAAAGATTTATTTGGAATAGAAGTATTTTCTGAAAATGAAAAAATTGGAGAAATTATTGATGTAATGGAAACTGCAGCACACAACATCTTAATTATAGAAGATATTAATACAAAAAAAGAAATTATGGTTCCATTAATTGATGAATTTGTAACAAAAATAGACTTTCCAAATAACAGAATCGAAGTAAGCCTGATTGACGGAATGAGAGAATAG
- the trmD gene encoding tRNA (guanosine(37)-N1)-methyltransferase TrmD: MKFNVLTLFPELFEQYLSQTILKRATEKDIIDFNIVNIRDYARNKHSQMDDIPFGGGAGMVLKPEAYWNFFYENYEFYNNENNENSKKPYVIFLSPQGKQLTHKKVTELSEKDAIVLISGRYEGLDQRVIDKFVDEEISIGDYVLSSGDLPSLVIMDSVIRIKEGVIKKESFETDSFYNGLLGFPQYTRPVEIDGYTVPEVLRSGNHAKIDEYRQFHSIEKTMKNRMDLFEKKLENIDEDLEFKKVYKKYLKKKDM; encoded by the coding sequence ATGAAATTTAACGTACTCACACTATTTCCTGAATTATTTGAACAATATTTATCCCAAACGATACTAAAAAGAGCAACAGAAAAAGATATCATCGATTTTAATATTGTCAACATAAGGGATTATGCTAGAAATAAACACAGCCAGATGGACGACATCCCTTTTGGCGGCGGTGCTGGAATGGTTTTAAAGCCAGAAGCCTACTGGAACTTCTTTTACGAAAACTACGAGTTTTACAACAACGAAAATAATGAAAATTCAAAAAAACCTTATGTAATCTTTTTATCTCCACAAGGAAAACAGCTGACTCATAAAAAAGTTACTGAACTTTCAGAAAAAGATGCAATTGTACTTATTTCAGGACGTTATGAAGGTCTTGACCAAAGAGTAATTGATAAATTTGTGGATGAAGAAATTTCCATTGGAGATTATGTCCTAAGCAGCGGTGACTTGCCTTCCCTTGTAATCATGGACTCTGTTATTCGTATAAAGGAAGGTGTAATAAAAAAAGAATCTTTTGAAACGGACTCATTTTACAACGGACTGCTTGGATTTCCCCAATACACAAGACCTGTAGAAATTGATGGCTATACTGTTCCAGAAGTATTGCGAAGCGGCAATCACGCTAAAATTGATGAATATAGGCAGTTTCACTCAATTGAGAAAACTATGAAGAATAGAATGGATTTGTTTGAAAAAAAGTTAGAAAATATTGATGAAGATTTGGAATTTAAGAAGGTTTATAAGAAATACTTAAAAAAGAAAGACATGTAG
- a CDS encoding gamma carbonic anhydrase family protein, whose amino-acid sequence MIYELNGIKPKILGEVFIAESAEVMGNVELNDGANIWFGAVLRGDVEKIIIGKNSNVQDNSTLHTDFRLPCIVGENVTVGHNVILHSCEIGDNVIVGMGSTVLNGTKIAPNCLIGAGSLVTHKIPYEKGVLILGSPAKIVRKLTDEEMEHIQKNADHYVKNGKLFTKTLKKENV is encoded by the coding sequence ATGATTTATGAATTGAACGGGATAAAACCTAAAATATTGGGAGAAGTGTTTATTGCTGAAAGTGCTGAGGTTATGGGAAATGTAGAACTAAATGACGGGGCAAATATATGGTTCGGTGCGGTACTAAGAGGAGATGTGGAGAAAATAATTATAGGGAAAAATAGCAATGTTCAGGATAATTCGACATTACATACTGATTTTAGACTTCCTTGTATCGTGGGAGAAAATGTTACTGTAGGTCATAATGTGATACTTCATAGCTGTGAAATAGGAGATAATGTGATAGTAGGAATGGGCAGCACAGTTCTAAATGGGACAAAAATCGCTCCTAACTGTCTTATAGGTGCAGGTTCTTTAGTTACTCATAAAATTCCTTATGAGAAAGGCGTTCTCATTTTAGGAAGTCCTGCTAAAATAGTGAGAAAATTGACTGATGAAGAAATGGAGCATATTCAAAAAAATGCTGACCATTATGTAAAAAATGGAAAATTGTTTACTAAAACTTTGAAAAAGGAGAATGTTTAA
- a CDS encoding glycerol transporter, which produces MSSKKYQNLLIIVTSVISSILGSKVIDMYGWIPGLLTTAVIGAVIGLGGKYLFKFFNKTE; this is translated from the coding sequence GTGAGCAGTAAAAAATATCAAAATTTATTAATTATAGTAACCTCTGTAATTTCTTCCATACTTGGAAGCAAAGTTATTGATATGTACGGATGGATTCCAGGATTATTGACAACTGCAGTAATAGGTGCTGTTATTGGGTTAGGTGGAAAGTATTTGTTTAAGTTTTTTAATAAAACTGAATAG
- a CDS encoding malolactic enzyme, producing MKLGYEILNNPFLNKGTAFTKKEREEYGLLGLLPPYIQTIDEQAKQAYGQFLKKDKLIEKRHFLMEIFNTNRTLFYYLFSKHVVEFMPIVYDPVIAESIENYSELFVNPQNAAYLSVKEPENIETILRNAADNRKIRLIVVTDAEGILGIGDWGTNGVDISVGKLMVYTAAAGIDPATVLPVVIDAGTNRKELLENDLYLGNRFERVRGDEYYNFIDKFVKTAEKLFPNLYLHWEDFGRLNAANILNKYENEITTFNDDIQGTGIITLAGILGALKISGEKLTEQVYMCFGAGTAGAGIARRIFNEMVAQGLSEEEAKKRFYLVDKQGLLFEDTEGLTPEQTPFARKRSEFTNANELTTLEAAVKAVKPTILVGTSTVPKTFTKEIVQEMAKHTARPIIFPLSNPTRLAEASAKDLIEWTDGKALVATGIPSDPIELNGITYEIGQANNALIYPGLGLGIIATKSKIVNDKIISAAAHSLGGIIDTTKPGAAVLPPVSKLTEFSETVALSVGQSVLDQKLNTEPISDLKEAIKNAKWIPEYKDF from the coding sequence ATGAAATTAGGTTATGAAATTTTAAACAATCCATTCCTTAACAAAGGTACAGCTTTTACAAAAAAAGAAAGAGAAGAATATGGATTATTAGGACTTTTACCACCGTATATTCAAACTATAGATGAACAGGCAAAACAGGCTTATGGACAATTTCTGAAAAAAGACAAGTTAATTGAAAAAAGACATTTCTTAATGGAAATTTTTAATACAAACAGAACATTATTTTATTATTTATTTAGCAAACACGTAGTTGAATTTATGCCAATTGTTTATGATCCTGTAATTGCAGAAAGTATAGAAAATTATAGTGAATTATTTGTAAATCCTCAGAATGCGGCTTATTTGTCAGTAAAAGAGCCCGAAAACATAGAAACTATTTTAAGAAATGCTGCTGACAACAGAAAAATCCGTTTAATTGTCGTTACTGATGCAGAAGGAATCCTTGGAATTGGTGACTGGGGAACTAACGGAGTTGACATTTCAGTTGGAAAACTGATGGTTTACACTGCCGCCGCTGGAATTGATCCCGCTACTGTCCTGCCAGTTGTAATTGATGCTGGAACAAATAGAAAAGAACTGCTGGAAAACGACTTGTATCTAGGAAATAGATTTGAGAGAGTTCGAGGAGATGAATATTATAACTTTATAGACAAATTTGTAAAAACAGCTGAAAAACTTTTCCCAAATTTATATCTTCATTGGGAAGACTTTGGAAGATTAAATGCGGCAAATATTTTAAATAAATATGAAAATGAAATCACAACTTTTAACGACGATATACAGGGAACTGGAATTATCACTTTAGCTGGAATCTTAGGCGCATTAAAAATTTCAGGCGAAAAGCTTACTGAGCAAGTTTATATGTGTTTTGGTGCAGGAACTGCTGGAGCTGGAATTGCTAGACGTATTTTTAATGAAATGGTTGCACAGGGTCTTTCTGAAGAAGAAGCAAAAAAGCGGTTTTATCTAGTTGACAAACAAGGCTTATTATTTGAAGACACAGAAGGACTAACTCCAGAACAAACTCCTTTTGCAAGAAAACGAAGTGAATTTACAAATGCAAATGAATTAACTACTTTGGAAGCCGCTGTAAAAGCTGTAAAACCAACTATACTTGTCGGAACTTCCACAGTGCCAAAGACTTTCACAAAGGAAATCGTTCAGGAAATGGCAAAACACACTGCAAGACCAATAATTTTTCCACTTAGCAACCCAACAAGGCTAGCAGAAGCCAGTGCAAAAGATCTTATCGAATGGACAGACGGAAAAGCTCTCGTTGCAACAGGAATACCATCAGACCCAATAGAGCTTAACGGAATCACCTATGAAATTGGACAAGCAAACAATGCTCTAATCTATCCTGGGTTAGGACTTGGAATTATCGCAACAAAATCAAAGATTGTAAACGACAAAATAATCTCAGCAGCCGCACATTCACTAGGCGGAATCATCGACACAACAAAACCTGGAGCTGCTGTACTTCCTCCAGTATCAAAACTGACAGAATTTTCTGAAACTGTGGCACTGTCAGTTGGACAAAGCGTACTAGATCAAAAATTAAATACAGAACCCATAAGCGATTTAAAAGAAGCAATAAAAAATGCAAAATGGATTCCTGAATACAAGGATTTTTAA
- the rpmA gene encoding 50S ribosomal protein L27 — translation MLLKLNLQLFASKKGQGSTRNGRDSNPKYLGVKKYDGEAVKAGNIIVRQRGSKFHAGTNAKLGKDYTLFALTDGYVKFEKFGNGKKRVSIYPERAEA, via the coding sequence ATGTTATTAAAATTAAACTTACAGTTATTTGCCTCAAAAAAAGGGCAAGGATCAACTAGAAATGGTAGAGATTCTAACCCTAAATATTTAGGAGTAAAAAAATATGATGGAGAAGCTGTAAAAGCTGGAAATATTATTGTAAGACAAAGAGGAAGTAAATTTCACGCAGGAACTAACGCTAAATTAGGAAAAGATTACACTTTATTCGCATTAACTGATGGATATGTAAAATTTGAAAAATTTGGAAATGGTAAAAAAAGAGTAAGTATTTATCCTGAAAGAGCAGAAGCATAG
- a CDS encoding ribosomal-processing cysteine protease Prp, producing the protein MIRIEIQRQKNKITYFEIKGHANFSEYGEDVICAAVSSVGQMTVNGLIETLKLKKKLKFTEKDGYISCDLKNSGLTDDELKNADILVESMYLYLKEVAKSYSNFVKLKEIKI; encoded by the coding sequence ATGATAAGAATAGAAATTCAAAGACAAAAAAATAAAATAACATATTTTGAAATAAAAGGACATGCAAATTTTTCAGAATATGGAGAAGATGTAATTTGTGCAGCTGTTTCATCAGTAGGACAAATGACAGTAAATGGACTTATTGAAACTTTGAAACTTAAGAAAAAATTGAAGTTTACAGAAAAAGATGGGTATATTTCCTGTGATTTAAAAAATTCTGGATTGACTGATGATGAACTAAAAAATGCAGATATTTTGGTTGAATCAATGTATTTGTATTTGAAGGAAGTTGCAAAAAGTTATAGTAATTTTGTGAAACTTAAAGAAATAAAAATATAA
- the rplU gene encoding 50S ribosomal protein L21: MFAVIKTGGKQYKVEVGTVLKVEKLAADVDSDIEINEVLLVGEGDNVTVGTPVVEGAKVVATVKSHGKADKKINFKYNKKTYYRKKGHRQSFTAIEIKSINA, translated from the coding sequence ATGTTTGCAGTAATTAAAACAGGTGGAAAACAGTACAAAGTAGAAGTTGGAACTGTATTAAAAGTTGAAAAATTAGCAGCTGATGTTGATTCAGACATCGAAATTAATGAAGTTCTATTAGTTGGAGAAGGAGATAACGTAACAGTTGGAACTCCAGTTGTAGAAGGAGCTAAAGTTGTAGCTACAGTTAAATCTCATGGAAAAGCTGATAAAAAAATTAACTTTAAATATAACAAAAAAACTTACTACAGAAAAAAAGGGCATAGACAATCTTTTACAGCAATTGAAATTAAATCAATCAATGCTTAA
- a CDS encoding SDR family NAD(P)-dependent oxidoreductase codes for MNRNIFITGATSGIGKETAYAFAKNGDNVILCARNIEKLKEIKADIDRKYGTNAYIFVLDVTKYNDVVKFTKKILDDVKKVDILINNAGLALGLDKFQEYDIVDIERMIDTNIKGLLYVTRQILPSMVANNEGHIINIGSTAGIYAYAGAAVYCATKSAVKVLSDGIRIDTIDKNIKVTTVQPGIVETNFSNVRFHGNTEQAKKVYEGIEALKPEDIANIIVYIANQPKHVQISDITIMATNQATGFNIYRKNQNK; via the coding sequence ATGAATAGAAATATTTTTATTACTGGAGCTACAAGTGGAATTGGGAAGGAAACAGCTTATGCCTTTGCGAAAAATGGGGATAATGTGATTTTGTGTGCTAGAAATATAGAAAAATTAAAAGAAATAAAGGCTGATATTGATAGAAAATATGGTACTAATGCGTATATTTTTGTTCTTGATGTTACGAAATATAATGATGTTGTTAAATTTACCAAAAAAATACTAGATGATGTGAAAAAGGTGGATATCCTTATAAATAATGCAGGACTTGCCTTGGGACTTGATAAATTTCAGGAATATGATATTGTGGATATTGAACGAATGATAGACACTAATATAAAAGGATTATTGTATGTTACAAGACAAATTTTACCAAGCATGGTTGCAAATAATGAGGGGCATATTATAAACATTGGCTCAACTGCTGGAATTTATGCTTATGCAGGAGCTGCCGTCTATTGTGCGACTAAATCGGCTGTAAAGGTTTTAAGTGATGGAATTAGAATTGATACCATTGATAAAAATATTAAAGTAACTACTGTTCAGCCTGGAATTGTGGAAACTAATTTTAGTAATGTAAGATTCCATGGGAATACAGAGCAGGCTAAAAAGGTTTATGAAGGAATTGAGGCATTGAAGCCAGAAGATATTGCAAATATAATAGTTTATATTGCAAACCAGCCAAAACACGTACAAATTTCAGATATTACAATAATGGCAACAAATCAGGCAACTGGATTTAATATTTACAGAAAAAATCAAAATAAATAA
- a CDS encoding type II toxin-antitoxin system RelE family toxin translates to MKYRVLLSKYAAKKLQKMDKNTSKKIYDFLKKIDNSENPRIKGEALSHNLKGYWKYKPLKNYRIIVEIQDDKLIVLAVEIEHRSKVYLILNKLKKSFLK, encoded by the coding sequence GTGAAATATAGAGTATTGTTATCTAAATATGCAGCAAAAAAATTACAAAAAATGGATAAAAATACAAGTAAAAAAATTTATGATTTTCTGAAAAAAATAGACAATTCTGAAAATCCAAGAATCAAAGGGGAGGCTTTGAGCCATAATTTAAAAGGATATTGGAAGTACAAACCATTAAAAAATTACAGGATAATAGTTGAAATACAAGATGATAAATTAATAGTTTTAGCTGTTGAAATAGAACATAGGAGTAAAGTATATTTGATTTTAAATAAATTAAAAAAATCATTTTTAAAATAA